Within the Rosa rugosa chromosome 2, drRosRugo1.1, whole genome shotgun sequence genome, the region TGAACCCGGCGATCAACGAATCCAACGATGCCTCTGCTTTCTCCGCTCCCATGTCACTCTCTCTTCACAAGAAAAAGACGATGAAACGCCGGATAGAAAATCAGTATTGGTGgtggggagaagagagagaggacctaCGCTGGTGGTGGTCGGAGAACGAGCTTGAGGCCGCTCAGGTCTGAGAACAAGCTCGGGGCGGGTCAGGTTGGAGAACGAGGTCGACGCGAAGATGGAGGCGCGCTGGAGTCAAAGTGAGAGTTAGTAATTATGGTTTGTAAGTTTTAGACAAAGTGAAAAAATTCTAAGTGTTGGGGAAATGAATATTTTGGTCCCCCCGCGTATCTGAAAATTTCaacttagtccctccgcgttttttaaaatttttccaACGAAACTTTTCTCATCGTTTTAGTTGGTGACTGATGTCTATAATAAcaatagaaatcggttttttcacaaactgatgttagcacgatttttaacatcaggtgcaatcctgaccgatttaatagtggcgatgtctaatgacattattctagtagtgctAGCTCCGACGAGATGTTTGACGGGCTCGAACAAAGCGAcgatgaaattgaaatggagtCGTCTGTGGCTGATGCAGAGTTGGTGATTCGGGACGAGGAATTCAGGTGGCAGAGAGTGGAGAAGCTCTGCGAAGATGTGAAGCAGTTCGGCGAGGAAATGATTGACGATGGCTCTCTCGCCTCTATCTACGATTTCCGAATCGATAAATTTCAAGtctgttttgatttttattatacgcattttctgattttatgtATCAAATGATTATGAGTTACAGATCTATTGGTGAAGATATGCTTTAGTCTGCGAGAGTTTCATATGTTTTGCTTGACTAAGTGATTCAAATGATGTAATGATCTACCTATGCCTCTGCATTGCATTGAATTTTCGGCTTATATATGCCGCCGTTGATAGAATACATAGTCTCCGTGCTCTCGAGTTTGAGGTGCGGTGAGGCGTTTCTGCCTCTGGACCCTTCCTGGCCAAAACAGAGGCTATTCTTCGTCATTGCTTTGGCCAATGTCGACAATCGACCTAATAATCACCTGCAAGACTCCGTTTGGGTACAAATTGGACTCCAATTGGCTCGAGCAAAGTTGCAATCGAAATTCTCTATGGTTTTCCATAAGTGGAGAGTTTGTGACAGTGAGTGGTGGAGGAGAGTGTAGGCGTGAGAGTGAGAAAGAGGATGAGAGGCTGTTCTGTTATGTAATGTACAGTTCGGGCTCGACGGGGAAGCCGAAAGGTGTTTGTGGCACTGAACAAGGTCTTTGGAATCGGTTTCTGTGGATGCAAGAATTGTATCCACTGAATGGAGAGGAGGTTTTGTTGTTCAAGACAGCAATAAGCTTTGTTGATCACTTTCAAGAATTTCTTAACGCTATTCTTACTGGTTCTGCTTTGGTTATACCTCCTTTCAATCAACTTAAACAGAATGTGTTCTTCATTGTGGATTTTCTACAGGTACATGACCTTCGCTTATTGTTTGTTTGGCTTTTCGTACTCGGATTATATTCTTGAACTAGGATTAGAACTGTGTTAGAATACTACATTTCATAAAGGTAACTGGATGTCAATTACTCAAGACTAGAATACTTTAAAATTTTTCATGTGGTATTGAcatgtgaaattttaatttttgagaGGCATTATAGGAAAACACATCTCTTGGATTTGTAGTAGGCACGGGATGTGGGTTGTAATTAGTTGATTAGTTTGATCAGGGAAAAAGAGCATATGCTAGGAAGAAAACAGATATACGGAACTGTGCCTTTGAAATTCAATGGCTTGCATCCTTTTCCAACATGAAATTCAAGCCATATTAGGCTACTAGTTAGGGATCCACGTGCCCTGATCATAGATTCATAATAACAGACTATTGGCTCATATTTTGGTTCTAATATTGTATACTCGATAACAATCAAATGATTGCACAGTGAAGGCTATATTTAGTGCAAAGTACTAATTAAAAGAAAGCTCTAGTTTTGCTTATCACTTTATTGGTTAATTGAGTTGCTTTCAGTCCAGATGAAGCTTTTAGCTAAATGGTCTACGTTTGTGATTATGTTTTAGTTTTCTATGGTCCTATGCAGTGGTTGATTATGATGCTTGGATATTTATCTGTATTATGAGTAGTGGCCTTCTGTAGGGTTTCTCTGTatgaaaacatatatatacttGGTTAGTTGGCTGGTGTTTAACTGTTTTTGATCAGCTAATGTGCTATTTCGTGACAGGAGATAGAACTAATGTAATGTGGAACCTGAATAAGCTGTAACACATCCAGAATTTAAATTATTCCTAGTATGTTTCTCGGTCTGCCTTAATTTTGTACAGAGTTATGGGCCTTCTAGATGCAATCATAGTAGAACTAGGactatatgattttttttttcgatgaacTAGGACCGTATGAGTGGCAACTAGCATTTCTCTTTGTTTCCAATTATTTTTTGAAGCAGCTTACATTTAGGACAAGATTTGATTTGGCTTGCTAATATATAGCTTCTCAAACAATTTCTGTTCTGATTGAAAGAACATGAATGATAGAACTCGCTGATGATTATTTCCCATTTTTCAGTTCTGGAGGTGTAGTCTTGGCTTCTCGAGATGGGAAGATTGTGCGTGACAACACTCTCGATGCACGGTTGGATGTTGTATTCAGTATTCTGTAAAAAACTTCCTGAGGTATTTCTCTTGCAATTTTGATTAATCTTTACATTTTATCTTTTACCCGTCTTTAGTATTGCACGCTCATTGCATAGATGGCATGACTTGTGCTGGTTTATGTAATCAGTCTCAGCTTTTATAGTTACTTATCATGTTTTCTGGAACAACACTTAAACTTAGCTTTTGTTATTCTTTCTGCAGATCCGCATAAGGCTTTTCAATCAGGTTGTTGCATAATGGGAAGAATTATATTTCAAGTCATTAGTTCCTAGCATGGTCTTTGACCAAAGGATCTATTGTTCAGTTGTTTATTTATGTATTTCCAATTTTCATGTTCTCTGAATAACTTTCGTGGTAAATTAGCAAATTAGCTTTCTAGAAATAGTACAGTGCCTGTATAACATTTCATGTCACTGGTCAGgtcacattgcatgtcactATTATACAAATGTCACCGACCATTGTATTTGAGATACTAATTTTTTGACATATTGCTTTTCGTaacttgtctttgttgtgcagtcTCGCTCACATGCTCAAACCATCAAGTCACTGGCTATGTCAGTGGCCAagttactggccatgtcacagtcATGAACATGTCAATGTCAATCCCTTGTCAGTGAAATCATTGTCCAGACCAAATCCCTAGttagtgaggtcactggccaagtcactgttaacctcaagtactcactgttaatcacatgtgactaactaagtaactgaccatgtcactaaccaagtaactgtcagtagccaagtcacaagttgatagccaagtcactgttaatcacatgtcactaactaagtaactgaccatgtcactaaccaagtaactgtcagtagccaagttacaagttaatagccaagtcactgttaatcacatgtgactaactaagtaactgaccatgtcacattacatgtcactaaccaagtaattgtcagtagccaagtcacaagttaatagccaagtcactgttaatcacatgtcactaactaagtaactgaccatgtcaccaccaagtaactgtcagtagccaagtcacaagttaatagccaagtcactgttaatcacatgtcactaactaagtaactgaccatgtcactaaccaagtaattgtcagtagccaagtcactgttaatcacatgtcactaactaagtaactgaccatgtcactaaccaagtaactgtcagttgccaagtcacaagttaatagccaagtcactgttaatcacatgtcactaactaagtaactaaccatgtcactaatcaagtaactgtcagttgccaagtcacaagttaatagtcaagtcactgttaatcatatgtcactaactaagtaactgaccatgtcactaaccaagtaactctcagtagccaagtcactgacagtgacttgaggttaacaatgaTTTGGCAAGAAATCCTCCGTATGGGGACCAAGAATAAGAAATCATTGCCTTCAAACGAATGGTTCATAAACCTTAATGAGAATGACTATAGTGCATAGAGCACATGTAGCATAGACCATTATAAAACTTACATCATTGTACAAATGCTTTCAACAAAGCTTCAAGCATAAAAAAAGTGAGATTGCACGGGACGAATATAATCTAGATGCCCGAGAAGAGTAAAAAGACATCTATGCATCTTGTAGTTCCAAACTTTAATCTTGTAATCGTCccctgcaaaaacccaacacAGATCAATTAAAACCTGAACTGTACCATCTACAAGTTAATGATcttctataaaaataaaatacagaaTTGCAGCATTCAATTAACCATCTAAAAACCATAGTAGTTCCTATCAACGTGTGATTGAAAGGTTAGCTTTCGTTATATAAAGACAGATACAGAGTTGATCAGTATATCAACTGATGCAGAAAATCTATACATGTAGACGGTAAATAAATGAAACTATAAGCTTGGTGCAAGTTATAATCAAGTGTAACAGAAAATTTATAAATTGCATACAGTTCTCGGACAATCCAATACCATCTCTGTAAAATAATTGACAAACAAACACATGAAATCAGTGTATAATAAAAACACATATCCCTCAGATGTAATTTTATCTATTCCGGCCTGCATAAACATAAAGATCATTGCTGTCAATTTATGCACTCTCCTAAGCCTCTAACATGACTAGAGTAAAAAGATATCTCAAGTATATCAAAGGCACAGTAAAATGGGATGGGGTTCACTAAAGGATATCTCATTCTAGACAGGGCCATATAGACAGACATTCTGCTAGTGGACATTGAATGTCTCTTTGTCCTAACCTAGTCCCTTGGAGTAGTAAAAATTAGCCAACTATAGCCAAGTCTTCCTGTGAAGCAGAGAATCAATTTTTGGCGTAAAATCTTCACTGATATTCACTTGTTTCTGCATAATCCACCAGCAGCCTTGTGGTCTGAAATTAACCCTTCCAATTTGGTGGAAGTTCCACCAAAGGACCAAACATGTGAAATTTGATTACAACTCTCTGAGagaattttcatttttcctcTACAACTACAACTCTTGTATTCTATAACGAGCAAAACAGACAAGCCTAGATACATTGAATTGATAATTCCAAAGAAATTGAGGGGTAAAGTTAAAAGAGGAAGTACCTGATAGTTACAGTGGAAGCTGTAGCGGAGCTCAGGGTTGATCTCAGTAAGAGAGTCGTCGTGGTCATAGCTTGCGAGGGACAAGCATGGTTGATTCCTCCCCTGCCTGCTGCAGTGTCACTTTCAGCTTTGCATTGCCGAATTCATCCTCCTCTTCATTTGTATAACAAGTAGCAACCAACCACAGATAAGTTAAGATCCTTTACCTCCTTGGTTAACATTTTGCACATTCAAAATGCATACCACTCTATCAAAACTAACCACAGTAATTCACAGCTGAAACTAAATTCTAAACCACACAAACTAATCGTGGCTTCATAATTGGCAGATCACCATATCTCACTAACATCATTAATTGAATTCATGTTAAACCGTGGCTTCATAATTGGCAGATCACTATACCTCAATAACCAGATTCAAATCCATCACATAATAACTCACAATATTCAAATCACATCAGTATCAATTATGCATAACAAGTGTTCGATAAAGTACCTGAGAGATGAGGCGATTGAGATTGGTGTAAGTGGGACGCTCAATGTCCAGATATCGGCGTCAGATGTCGTAGATGGCCTCATTATCGAGCAAAACAGACGCATCGGTGTGCTCAAGCAGAGAATGAGTGGAGAGGACACTGTTACAGGGCTCTACAACAGACGTAGAAACCTGAGGAGAAGGATACACAGTGAATCCGAGCTCCGACGTTTTCCCATAGTCCACAGAAAGACGCTCCAGCCTCCAACAGAAGCGACCCGAGACCCGACCCGGTATCACCACCGACGACATTGAAGACCAGAAATCCCTGAAGCCCAGTGCAGTTGTCGTCGAGCTTCCTGATCCGATCCAAGCAGAGATCGACGATCTCTTTGCCGGTAGTGTATGGCCACGGGCGAAGTTGTTAGCGGCGTCCTCCTTGCCGGAAATGAGCTGCTCTGGGCGAAGTTCCTGTGCGGACCTCGTCGATGACGATGGGCTCTCGGTTGACGAAGATGGCGCGTGGAACTCCGAATCAAGTCCCAGAAATCGGCATGCTACCAGAGATAGGGATATTCGGATAAGGTTTCAAAAGGGCTTAGTTAACGGGAggaagggagggagggagagctGCCAGTGgtagtttttgtaattaagtttaATTCTAGTGGTAGGTAGTTAttaggtgaccttaattatcatggggacATTTGTGGTATCTGGATTATCATTAGgtactttaaaatgacctcttttatcattgtcccttaattttatcattagccaattaatgtttgattatcaattaacaattacactattgacaatattttttttccttattaaaaataaaaataaaagacttcTAATCTAGGCTCACGGAATT harbors:
- the LOC133732273 gene encoding putative acyl-activating enzyme 19 isoform X1, producing MSTIDLIITCKTPFGYKLDSNWLEQSCNRNSLWFSISGEFVTVSGGGECRRESEKEDERLFCYVMYSSGSTGKPKGVCGTEQGLWNRFLWMQELYPLNGEEVLLFKTAISFVDHFQEFLNAILTGSALVIPPFNQLKQNVFFIVDFLQSWLLEMGRLCVTTLSMHGWMLYSVFCKKLPEIRIRLFNQVVA
- the LOC133732273 gene encoding DExH-box ATP-dependent RNA helicase DExH15 chloroplastic-like isoform X2; this translates as MFDGLEQSDDEIEMESSVADAELVIRDEEFRWQRVEKLCEDVKQFGEEMIDDGSLASIYDFRIDKFQSWLLEMGRLCVTTLSMHGWMLYSVFCKKLPEIRIRLFNQVVA